A window of Oryctolagus cuniculus chromosome 2, mOryCun1.1, whole genome shotgun sequence genomic DNA:
TTTGTCACCACTAGAATGAAACATCTGAGGCAGGCTAACTTTATACAAGAAAGGGCTGAATTGAGGTTCCTGGTTCTAGAAGTTCACGGTCCAAGAtcagaggtgtgtgtgttgggggtgggggtcgtGAGCTCAGCCCTGGGCATGGCATCTTGCTGGCAGAGCCGGGAGGTGGCACAGGATATCACATGGCACGAGACAGGGAACGTGCTTGTCTGTCCATGTCCCTGTGGTCTTTTAGTCAGACTCCAGGATCCAATCAGGAGGCCCCACCTTCACAACCCaatccccaccccctgccttcaGACTCCCTCGTGGGACTCAGTCCCCCGCCCCCCCAAACCCTTGCATTCAGGGAGAAAAATTGTCAAACCACAGCAGCGGGCAGAGGGCAGGACTTGCTCCCAGGAATCCTCCCCCTGCTTCTGCCTGGGAGGGTCCTTCTCCTTCCCATCAGCatagctacagacagagagggcgCGCCTTGAGTCGAGGGGTCCCGGGCCAGCGTGGGCATCAGAGGACGCTCAGTCACCACACTGAGTCCCTCCCGGCTTCCCAGAACAGGGCTGTGGACGTGGAGACTCCACGTCACCTGTGTGTGCTTGGGCCAGCTGCCGCAGTCTGCGATCTCACCCAGATTAGACAATCCAGAGCAGGTGTTctctgtaaatttattttttaatacttatttgaaggggaaggagggagggacagaaagaaaaagaagttctcTTCCagcccttggttcactcctctatggccacaacagccagcgctgggctaggctgaatctaggagcgtCATCTGATTTcccacacgtgggtggcagtggcccaggcacctgggtcatcacctgccaccctcccaggcgcatcagtaGGAAGCcgaatgggaagcagaacagccgggctggaaccggcactccaatacgggCTGCCAGCGTGGCGAGCAGTATCTTGAGCCCCGGCGCCACTCCGCCGGTCCCTGGAGCAGGTGTTCTTAGCCTGGGAGCCACAGGCTGCGGAAATGGTGTGCACAGTGCTGGCTTAGTGTGTTGGTGGGCATGGGTGCCCTTGGCCGCCATCAGGTCTTGAGAAGGATATGCTAATGAGAAGGTGCCAACAGCCAATGTAGAGGGGACGTACAGGTCCAGAGGCCGCCAGGTTCTGTGGTCCCATGGCCTCCAGCCCCAGGAGGCCCCGGGCACCCCTCAGGACTGGGCCACTCCTCAGGCACCCAGGGCACCCATGGTTACCCCCAAAACCCCTGTGGAGGGGTGCGATGCAAGGGGAAGAATGCCAACACTGGGTGGCAGTTCCCTGCTCAGAGAGGCCCCGGCCAGCTGCAGGAAATCCAGGACAGGGAGAGGGGTTGGGCCCTGGGGGCCGCCTGGCTCCCATCTGCAGAGCATCCGTggggcaggcgggggggggggcgctgcgGAGGGGGCCGGAGGAAATGAGAATGAAcgtgaggggggggggggagggcgagggaggggcTGCGGCCCCGGCCCTTGGCAGCCCTTGAAGGGGAGCGACACAATGAGCAGTGTGTCTCCCCCTGCCCATCCTGCACCGGGCGGGAGCAGAGCCCTGAGAACGGCCAGACCCCGAGGGGCCAGGGGCACAGTGGGGGCCGCACAGAGGGACAGCCGTGAAGGGAGGAAGCTGTCCATGCAGGCTGTGTGCCGCCAGGCCCGTCCGCCCTCAGGACACCAGCCATCCCTTGCTGAGGATGAGGCCGGGTTTCCAGGCCCCTCTGTCCCTGGCTGCACCCAGCACAGAGGCCGGGTGAGGGCCAGCACCCACCTTGGTCCTTAGGTCCTTAGGCCAGCACCCACCTTAGGTCCTCACTGGCCTGCCAGGTGGCAGGCAGGTCCCCAGGAGGTGGGACGGGGCCTGTCCCCTTGCCCCCGCCCAGAGTAGAGCCCCGGCCACTGTCCCCTCCTGTCTGGGAGCCacacctcctccacctcttccctCCACGCCGCTGTGGGCTCCTCTGTGAACAAGCCTGGGCCCCCTGGGCTTCCGTGGGAGGCGGGCTGTTGATTGGTCACGACCTCTGTGGGGTGGGTCCTGCTGGGACAGCCATTTCCAGATGCCCCCGGGAGCAGCACCCTGCGGGACCCCCTGGTGCAGTGCTCACTCTGGCCCCGGTTGGCACCCGGTCACGGtcccagctttcccaggccttctAGCCCCGCCTCACAGTCCCCATGCCTTCTCTAAGGTGTTTCTGACCAGtgcctcaccccctcccccaaccgcCACCAGGGGAGCCAGGGAGGCTGAGACCTGTCCAAGGGGCGTCCCTAACCCACCGTCCCCAGCCagtgcagagcagagcagagatttCCGAGGAAACCAAGTCCCAACAGAACCCAAAGGCAGTGAGGGCTACCCTGCCCCCGACAGCCTCGGGGTGGCCCCGAGGGGAGGGCGGTGAGGCCTCTGTGTTGCCTCCCACAGGGACCTGAGGAACAACATCATCAGCACGGTGCAGCCTGGAGCCTTCCTGGGCCTGGGGGAGCTGAAGCGCTTGTGAGTGGCACGTCCcgactccccctgcccccagcctgcccctcacCCCTGAGGAGTGCCCTGGGATCCCCTACGCACCGCccatctctctggctctgcctccctgctcAGGGCACTGGCCCATCTACTTTTGGTCACACCCCactcccatacacacacacaagccccaGCCACCCCTCCACGCCCACGCATGCGGGGTCCTGGTGCTGCCGCGTAGCCTCATGCCCCTGAGGTTGTGCGTGCCTCTCTAGAGACCTCTCCAACAACCGGATTGGCTGTCTCACCTCCGAGACCTTCAAGGGCCTGCCCCGGCTCCTGCGACTGTGAGTGCGGGCGGGggaggccccccacccccagaaggaGGCCTGGACCAGggcgggagggggggggaggagggtcCCATATACAGGGTGGAGGGAGTAGAGGAGCAGGCCATCTCCTCTCTGACCCAGGGACACCCTAAGACCCCCCTCTCCCGTACCTTACTATCCTCTGCCCCTTGCAGAAATATATCTGGAAACATCTTCTCCAGCCTGCAGCCCGGGGTCTTTGATGAGCTGCCAGCCCTCAAGCTTGTGTGAGTGTCTTCCTAGCCCAGGGCCCGTTCCcctgcccaggagggagccacatggcagtggggtgggggggagggcacCACTGGAGCAAGTAAAGCAGACTCTTTCTGAAACCATCACGCTCACCAGTTTGTGCCCGGGGGAGGGCCTGCACAGCCCCACGCTCGCCCTTCCCCACCTGTGAGCCCACACTGACCCCCTCCCTCTTCCCGCCCTGCAGGGACTTTGGCACTGAGTTCCTGACCTGTGACTGccacctgctctggctgctgccctgggcgCGGAATCACTCGGTGCAGCTGTCGGAGCGCACACTGTGTGCCTACCCCAGCGCCCTGcacacccaggccctgggcagcctccGGGAGGCCCAGCTCCGCTGCGGTGAggggctcctccccagccctgcctgcctctggccccagccctagAGCCCCCTCCCTTAGCTAAGCCCTGAGCGTGGCTGTAGGCTGGGCtgctccctttcccttccctggcttcccttcccttccttcaggGGTTGCTAGTTTGTGTTCCCAACCCCCTGGGGTGatgcagagaagggagggggacaGACAGAATGGCACCTGTGCTTTGTCCCAAGAACACCTGCTCCTCCTTGGCTCTTTTCTGGCCTCTTCTCACGCCCCCCCAACCACCTCTCCCGGGGTCTCACTCATGCTCAGGCCCCCTGCTCCATGTCTCCTCCCACAGAGGGGGCCCTGGAGCTGCACACCCACCACCTCATCCCCTCCCTGCGCCAAGTGGTGTTCCAGGGCGACCGGCTGCCCTTCCAGTGCTCTGCCAGCTACCTGGGCAACGACACCCGCATCCGCTGGTACCACAACCAGGCCCTCGTGCAGGGCGACGAGCAGGCGGGCGTCCTCCTGGCCGACAGCCTCATCCACGACTGCACGTTCATCACCAGGTACAGGCCCCGCCGCGAGCCCGCCCGGAGGGCCGTGCCCAGCCGCGGAGGGTGGCTGTGTGGGCCCAGGACTGAGCCCTGAGTGCTCTGAGTGGAGGCCCACAGTCAGACGCAGGGCAGATTAGAATCTCGCTCGTGGAGCTGGGGAGCTGGAAGCTCAAGCTCTGACTATCCAGGGCATGCAGGAGAGGAGGCGTGTGTGTGCTCACAGCCTGGCTCAGTTAAAGAACCAAGGCTGAGGCTCGTGCAGGggacaggtgggggggggggggcgtggctgGCCTGAGAGCGCCCCACTGAGCCAGCCCGCCCGCCCTGCAGTGAGCTGACCCTGTCTCACATCGGCGTGTGGGCCTCGGGCGAGTGGGAGTGCTCCGTGGCCACGGCCCAGGGCAAcaccagcaggaaggtggagatCGTGGTGCTGGAGACCTCCGCCTCCTACTGCCCCGCCGAGCGTGTCGCCAACAACCGCGGGGACTTCAGGTGCAGGCCTGCTTTCTCTGCAGGGATCCGGGACCCCTGGCCCGCacgctgccccgccccctgccccctgccccagcctggctcttGCCCCTGAaagcacaggtggcaggggctccccATCTCTTGCCTTGGTTGCAGCCTGAGATGGAGCTCACCCGCCCCCTCGTCATGCAGCCCAAAACCTCGCTGTTGCATTTCCAGGGACCTTACTCTGTGTCTGAAGTCACCATCCGATGGGCAGGGTGCTGTCCAAGAACAGAAGGGTGCCTGGGGGCTTCCCTCCATTAAGAGCCCCGTCTGCTAGGTGGCCAGGCCCTGTTCTCCCCACTGTACAGCTGGCaacactgaggcccagaaagaATCCTATCACCTGTGACAGCACCGTGCAGATCTCGGGGACCCCTGGAGGGCATCAGAACCCCCTCTCTTGCACCCCTCCCCCGGGCCCCAGGAGCCTGGCATTTGGGTTctgagggcagcaggtggtgggggagggtggtgCCTTGCTCCAAAGACCCTGGGTCATTGGCAGCTTCccgcctctgtccccaggtggcCTCGGACACTAGCTGGCATCACCGCCTACCAGTCCTGCCTGCAGTACCCCTTCACCTCGGTGCCGCTGAGCGGGGGTGCCCCGGGCACCCGAGCCTCCCGCCGCTGTGACCGAGCCGGCCGCTGGGAGCCAGGGGACTATTCCCACTGCCTGCACACCAACGATATCACCCGGGTGCTTTACACCTTTGTGTTGGTGAGGCcaggggaggagggcggggcccaCCAGCGCCGGGTCTAGGGGACGGGGACACGGAGAAGCCTGCAGGCCCCAGGGGCGGATCCCCAGCCTCCGGGCTGCTAGGCTGCACGCCTCAGCTCCCCACGGCGTGCACACCTGTGGGTGGACGGGGCCCGGCGTCCCCTGTCAGTTCCCACGGGAGTCCAGGAGATTCGGCCCCACCAAGGCCACGCTGAGGAAGCGGCTCAGGCCTCCCCCGACTCTGTCCACTACCGACACATAAAAACACAGCCCCACTGCCCATCCAAGTGGGTGGCACAGGCTGTGGCGGTCACCTCCTCCTGTCTCGGTTACCCCAGCAGGTGGACCACACACCCCTCACCCCTACCCCGGCAGTGTCACCCCGAGCACCAGCTCCCAGGGGCAGGTCCCCCCAGGGGCAGTTGTGGGCAGGAGGGACAAGGCAATCCTCTTTCTCCCCTAcccccagatgcccatcaacgcCTCCAACGCGCTGACCCTGGCCCACCAGCTGCGAGTGTACACGGCCGAGGCCGCCAGCTTCTCAGATATGATGGACGTAGTCTACGTGGCTCAGATGATCCAGAAGTTCTTGGGTTACGTTGACCAGATCAAAGAGGTAACAGGGGAGCCCGTGAACCTCCCTGCGCCCCAGCCCCCAACCCGCTCAAGCCTCGGTCCTGCCCCACTCCCGTGTCCCaaaccccactcccaccctcagtGACAGCCCTGCCCGCCCACTCCCGCAgctggtggaggtgatggtggacATGGCCAGCAACCTGATGCTGGTGGACGAGCACCTGCTGTGGCTGGCCCAGCGTGAGGACAAGGCCTGCAGCGGCATTGTGGGAGCCCTGGAGCGCATCGGCGGGGCCGCCCTCAGCCCCCACGCCCAGCACATCTCTGTGGTAATGCGCTCCCCTCCCCGGGGCTTCGCGATAGAGGGAGAGTCCTCAgagtgtggggaggggcaggggagtggCCCTCCCCATCCAGAGATGGGAacgccccaccccctccccagggtgtgcacctgcCAAAGACTCCACTAGCGAGGACAGCTACCGTGAGCAGGCCCTGAGCCATGCTGTGTCCCATTCGGAGTCGTCCTGGGGCAGTGcagaggagaggggctggtgacAGAAGAAACAGAAGGGGGGTGAAGGGACAGGAGGGGCAGGCCCCTGAGAGGAGGGTGACATCTCCCGTTCGCTGGAGTCATCTGCCAGTGAAGCAGCACAGGGTGCGTCTTCCACGTGCTCCGTCCTGGGCTGGGCACTTTGGGAGGGACAGAGCGCTGGATGTGGGGCCTGCTCTTGCAGAGCTGAGCgagacaggagggagggtgggaggctcGGTTTTGTGCGAGGGAGGACGCCAGGGGCAGCGTGTGACCAGTGCCCTGCCCCTAGAACTCAAGGAACGTGGCCTTGGAGGCCTACCTCGTCAAGCCGCACAGCTACGTGGGTCTCACCTGCACGGCCTTCCAGCGGAGGGAGGTCAGCCTGCCCGGCGGGCGCCCCAGCAGCCCCGGCCACAGCCTCCAGCCTGAGCCCGAACCCCTGGCTGAGCAGCAGCTGCGCTTTCGCTGCACCACCGGGAGGCCCAACGTGTCCCTGTCTTCCTTCCACATCAAGGTGGGGACTGGGGGATGGGCTCCAGGACAGTGCGGGGAGAGGGGGggacaggagggggctgggggatgTCCTGAGTGTCTCTAAGGAGCTCCCATGTGCCCCCAGAACAGCGTGGCCCTGGCCTCCATCCAGCTGCCCCCCAGTCTGTTCTCATCGCTGCCGGCTGCCCTGGCTCCCCCGGTACCCCCCGACTGCACCTTGCAACTGCTCGTCTTCCGAAACGGCCGCCTGTTCCGCAGCCATGGCAACGCCTCCCGCCCTGGAGTCGCAGGGCCTGGCAAGAGGCGCGGCGTGGCCACCCCTGTCATCTTTGCAGGAACCAGTAAGGGACCgagcacccccactcccaccaccaccaggcctcccacatgccTGTCTGGGCCATGTCTGTGCCCCACAGAGGCTGCTGTGTCACTGAGCAACGCAAGGCTTAGTTAGGGAACACCCCAGCACAACTGTAGACAGAAGTCCCTGAGCAGGCAGCCCTGGAAAGAAGCCTTCTCGGGAGGCCATGGTGGGCGGGGGGGCTTTGGGACCATTGGCATTTCCAGAGACAGCAGGGAAGACAgacagggcaggagggagcaaAGGGGTGCAGGCGAGACATGCCATGTTGCACCGGCACCTCGCTCAGAGCCTAGATGGACGCAGCTGCAGCCCAACCCCAGAAGCCTACCTTGCCCTCTCCCCATCAGTGAGCCCGTCCACTCCCCCCATGCCTGGGCCTGTCCTTGACCTTCTGTTTGCCAGATGCCCCCACACCgctctgcccagcctcccagccccacctctaACTCTGCCCACCTAGCACAGCAGCTGTTTTGCTGTCCCGCCCCCTCGCCAGCCTCCCTGATGGCCTGCTGTGTCTCCGTGTGGCTTCGACAGGTGGCTGCGGCGTGGGAAACCTGACGGAGCCCGTGGCCGTCTCGCTGCGGCACTGGGCCGAGGGTGTCGAGCCCGTGGCGGCCTGGTGGAGCCAGGAGGGGTCCGGGGGCTGGAGCTCTGAGGGCTGCCAGCTCCGCTCCAGCCAGCCCAATGTCAGCTCCCTGCATTGCCAGCACCTGGGCAACGTGGCCGTGCTCATGGTGAGTACGGCAGAGGGCCGGGGGAGAGGGAGTTTTGGGAGGCGGGAAACAAGGGGCCACTGAGCATGTGCAGGGGATGTGTGGGTGCCCTGTGGCCACGGGGAAATAAAGGACAGCAGCCCCACGCAGATGCAGCCTCAGCTGGCGGGACGTGGGGGGACCTGGCCtctggtctgggccacacctTTCAGGTGAAGCCAGGGAGAGAGATGATCTGGAACTACCCAGCCTGGCCTCCACAGCCTGCACTTCCTGggacccagagtcaggtttttttttttttttttttttttttttttttttttttttttaaggattatttatttattggaaaggcagagttacagagagagggagagatcttgtattcgctggttcactccccaaatggctgcaacagctggggctgggccaagctgaagctaagagccaggagctgcttctgggtttcctgtgtgggtggcaggggcccagacacttgggccatcttctgctgctttcccaagccattagtagggggctggttcggaagtggagcagccggggctggaactggcactgatgtgggatgccagcgccacaggcagtggcttaacccactgctccacgaCACGGGGACCAGGGTCCACGGTGTGACTAAAACTACCTGAGAACAGATCTCCGCTGTCTCAGCcccctctcgcatcccattctgTACCCAACTTTCGCAGACTCTgagcaggcaggcagcagtgTCAGAGGACAGAGCTTCCCGCTCTGTCCTCATGTCTGAGAAGTTTCCAGAAAGGGCCGGGGACTGGGACGGGGAAGGCGGCAGTGGACTCCTGCTCCCTAAGGCCGACTTCCTGAGCGTGGACGCCCGGTGCTGACACCCTTGCCCGCCAGGATGGACGAGGCTCCACAGCTCAGGACGGGGGCCGGCAgggctcaggaagcagaactccaacCCAGGGCGCTGGCAAGGCGTGCAGGCTGCTtacttcccctccctgcccctcccccaggagctgaGTGCTTTCCCCAGGGAAGCAGGGGGCCCTGGCGTGGGGCTGCATCCGGTCGTGTACCCCTGCAcggccctgctgctgctctgcctctTCTCCACCATCATCACCTACATCCTCAACCACAGGTGGGCGCTCCTGTAGGGAGGGCGGGCGTGGGGACAGGCAGTGGGTCGCCCCAAGGACTGGCAGGGCCCACGTGATACCCTCAGGCTCTTGTTAGCATGCTTTTTGGTGAAGGTTCTGGGGTTGGAAACACACCTGGGGAGTTGAGGACTTCATGTCCACGGCCTCTGCTGCATGTGGGCACGTGCACACCAACAGCCATCCGTTCGTGGCCTCGCCCCTCTGCTGTCCCGGTGGGCCTGGGACCCCCGTGGGCCTGACCTCAGGCTGTCTCTGGGGCAGCTGCATCCACGTGTCCCGGAAGAGCTGGCACATGCTGCTGAACCTGTGCTTCCACATGGCCATGACCTCGGCCGTGTTTGCGGGAGGCATCACGCTCACCAACTACCAGATGGCCTGCCAGGCGGTGAGCAGAGGCGactgggggttggggtggggcagggagatgCACGGGAGGAAAAGTGAGGCTCCGCAGAGGGGCCCAGCGCCATCACTCTGCAGAGAGAACGAGCCGTGGGGGTGCAGGCGGGAAGTACTGCGAGAGGCAGAGTGCTGGGGGAATGCCGGGAGCAGCGGCCCAGTCCCCCAGCCTCGGCGCTGACCCTGCAGGTGGGCATCACTCTGCACTACTCCTCTCTGTCCACACTGCTCTGGATGGGAGTGAAGGCCCGAGTCCTCCACAAGGAGCTCACCTGGAGGCCGCCCCCTTCACAGGACGGggaccctgccctgcctgctccccgaCCCATGCTCCGGTACGTGTTTCGCTGTGGGAGAGGGGTGGCCCCGAGTCTGAGGACATCACTCTCCCAAGCCAGAAGAGGCAAGCCCTGGGTGCTGCCGGGTTACccaaggctgggggtgggggaggggtgcatcCTGCAGGCTTCTTGGGCTTGACAAGGCCAGGAAAGGCAGTGAGTCCAAAAGGGCATGGGGCAGGGGTCTGAGAACCGAGTGGCGCTCCTGACGCCTGCGCTGTTTGGGGTCAGAGAGAACGCCATCCCTTAGAATGGTCTTGGCCCCAGAACAAGCTGGGTCTGCTCTGCAGGGGGCCTGGCAGCCCTGACAGAGTCAAAGGGCAAAGATCGTGGCGCCGAGACGCCTCCAGGTCAAGGGTGCCTCTCTGACCCCCAGGTTCTACCTGATTGCCGGAGGAATCCCACTCATCATCTGTGGCGTCACTGCAGCTGTCAACATCCACAACTACCGCGACCACAGTCCCTAGTGAGCACTCCTGCCCTGGCGGGACAACCGGCCGGGGTCCACCCCGCCGGTGACCCACCCACACCCACGCCCACAAGCCAGCGTCTGTCTCCACTCCCATAGCCCGCATCCCACACCCCCTCCCTGACGCCCTGCCCGTATCTCCCTCAGCTGCTGGCTGGTGTGGCGTCCGAGCCTTGGAGCCTTCTACATCCCCGTGGCTTTGATTCTGCTCATCACCTGGATCTACTTCCTGTGCGCAGGGCTGCGCTTGCGGGGGCCTCCCGCACACAGCGCAAAGGCCGCTGGCAGCAGGCTGTCCGCGGAGCCTGGGGAGGAGCTGAGAGGTTCCGCACGGCTCAGGAGCAGCGGCGCCCTCCTGAGCGACTCGGGCTCCCTTCTGGCAACCGGGAGCACAGGGGTGGTGACCCCTGCGCCCCCGGACAGCGACGGCCTCTATTCTCCAGGGGTGCAGCTTGGGGCGCTGGTGACCACGCATTTCCTCTACCTAGCCATGTGGGCCTGTGGGGCTCTGGCCGTGTCGCAGCGCTGGCTGCCCCGCGTGGTGTGCAGCTGCCTGTACGGGGTGGCGGCCTCGGCCCTGGGCCTCTTCGTCTTCACCCACCACTGTGCCAGGCGCAGGGATGTGAGGGCCTCCTGGCGCGCCTGCTGCCCGCCTGCCTCGCCCGCGGCCTCCCACGGCCCTGCTCGGACCCTGTCCGCCGCCCCAGAAGATGGATCCCCGGTGCCGGGAGAGGGGCCCACAGGCTCGCTGAAGTCCTCCCCGAGCGGCTGCAGCGCCGGCGCGCCCCCGGGTCCCTGCAAGCTCACCAACCTGCAGCTGGCGCAGAGCCAGGCATGCGAGGCGGGCGTGGCGGTGTGCGGGGAAGGGGAACCAGAGCCAGTGGGCTCACGGGGGAGCCTCGCTCCCCGCCACTCCAACAACTTGCACCACGGCCGCCGAGCGCACAAGAGCCGGGCCAAGGGGCACCGCGCCGCGGAAGCCGGCGGCAAGAACCGGCTCAAAGCCCTGCGCGGGGGCGCAGTGCCCGAGCTGCTGTCCAGCGAGAGCGGCAGCCTGCACAACAGCCCGTCTGACAGCTACGCAGGCAGCAGCCGCAACAGCCCGGGCGCCGGCCTGCAGCGGGAGGGCGAGCCGGCGCTCACGCCGTCCGAGGGCAGCGACACGAGCGCCGCGCCGCTCCCCGACCTGGGCCGGCCGGGCCAGCACCGCAGTGCCAGTCGCGACAACCTCaggggcggcggcggtggcggcgcgTTGGAGAAGGAGAGCAAGCGCCGCTCGTACCCGCTGCACACCGCTAGCCTCAATGGCGCCCCCAAGGGGGGCAAGTATGACGACGTCAATGTGACGGGGGCGGAGGCTGCTGGGGGCGCCTGCATGAAGACGGGCCTCTGGAAGAGTGAGACCACCGTCTAGGGTGGGCGTGGGCCATGCATTAGGACAGGCTGGCCGCACGGGCTGAGCCCCTCCCACTGCGGCCCAGGTGCCCATGGGTGCTCACCTGTAGCCCTGGCAGGCTGGGGAaaaggagaaaggcagaggctgGTCACTTGTCCTGAAGGCCATGCCCCTGCTGCAGCGACAGACAATCCCAGAAACACACATAACCTGTTTCCGTCCAGCTCAGGCCAATTTGGACAGTCAAGCTAGGGGTACCCTGCCAGGGAGGCCCAGCCCAAGAAGTCTCCTgcctcagcacccccaccccccacccctgacaTCAACCCTACCAGGAAAAGCACAGATGACCAGGGACGCTGGGGACTGGGTTGTCCGCTCACCACCTCCCTCTGCAGGTCGGCCGCTTAGGGCATGGCTTCTCCCCAGCTTCTGGCAAAGGGAGCCAGCctagcaaggagccaggtgactAGGACCAATGGGAGGGGACCAGGTGCTGCTTTTCAGACTAACTATGCAagaggggagggcagcaggaCTGGGGACCAACCAGTCCTGTAGGGAGGGCAGGTGGGAAAgggcacagctggggctgaggcacGCTTCCCAGAGGAGAGGCCCAcaaaatacacagcagagctcagAGCCCGGCACAGGAGACGGGGCGGCCCTACTCCTGGGAGCCGAGCCTGCCTGGTGCCCGCCATGACCCGAGGGAACCGTCCTGGGGTCCCGGCAGGACTGAGTCACACCACACACCACGACGGATGCTCGGAGGAAGAGCTGCACCACGAAGGCTGAAGCTCTTGGGCCAG
This region includes:
- the ADGRA2 gene encoding adhesion G protein-coupled receptor A2 isoform X2, yielding MGAWGRRMLGAPARLLLLLLPWLLLLAPATRGAPGCPVPIRSCKCSGERPKGLSSGAPNPARRRVVCGGGDLPEPPEPGLLPNGTVTLLLSNNKITGLRTGSFSGLSLLEKLDLRNNIISTVQPGAFLGLGELKRLDLSNNRIGCLTSETFKGLPRLLRLNISGNIFSSLQPGVFDELPALKLVDFGTEFLTCDCHLLWLLPWARNHSVQLSERTLCAYPSALHTQALGSLREAQLRCEGALELHTHHLIPSLRQVVFQGDRLPFQCSASYLGNDTRIRWYHNQALVQGDEQAGVLLADSLIHDCTFITSELTLSHIGVWASGEWECSVATAQGNTSRKVEIVVLETSASYCPAERVANNRGDFRWPRTLAGITAYQSCLQYPFTSVPLSGGAPGTRASRRCDRAGRWEPGDYSHCLHTNDITRVLYTFVLMPINASNALTLAHQLRVYTAEAASFSDMMDVVYVAQMIQKFLGYVDQIKELVEVMVDMASNLMLVDEHLLWLAQREDKACSGIVGALERIGGAALSPHAQHISVNSRNVALEAYLVKPHSYVGLTCTAFQRREVSLPGGRPSSPGHSLQPEPEPLAEQQLRFRCTTGRPNVSLSSFHIKNSVALASIQLPPSLFSSLPAALAPPVPPDCTLQLLVFRNGRLFRSHGNASRPGVAGPGKRRGVATPVIFAGTSGCGVGNLTEPVAVSLRHWAEGVEPVAAWWSQEGSGGWSSEGCQLRSSQPNVSSLHCQHLGNVAVLMELSAFPREAGGPGVGLHPVVYPCTALLLLCLFSTIITYILNHSCIHVSRKSWHMLLNLCFHMAMTSAVFAGGITLTNYQMACQAVGITLHYSSLSTLLWMGVKARVLHKELTWRPPPSQDGDPALPAPRPMLRFYLIAGGIPLIICGVTAAVNIHNYRDHSPYCWLVWRPSLGAFYIPVALILLITWIYFLCAGLRLRGPPAHSAKAAGSRLSAEPGEELRGSARLRSSGALLSDSGSLLATGSTGVVTPAPPDSDGLYSPGVQLGALVTTHFLYLAMWACGALAVSQRWLPRVVCSCLYGVAASALGLFVFTHHCARRRDVRASWRACCPPASPAASHGPARTLSAAPEDGSPVPGEGPTGSLKSSPSGCSAGAPPGPCKLTNLQLAQSQACEAGVAVCGEGEPEPVGSRGSLAPRHSNNLHHGRRAHKSRAKGHRAAEAGGKNRLKALRGGAVPELLSSESGSLHNSPSDSYAGSSRNSPGAGLQREGEPALTPSEGSDTSAAPLPDLGRPGQHRSASRDNLRGGGGGGALEKESKRRSYPLHTASLNGAPKGGKYDDVNVTGAEAAGGACMKTGLWKSETTV
- the ADGRA2 gene encoding adhesion G protein-coupled receptor A2 isoform X1, with the protein product MGAWGRRMLGAPARLLLLLLPWLLLLAPATRGAPGCPVPIRSCKCSGERPKGLSSGAPNPARRRVVCGGGDLPEPPEPGLLPNGTVTLLLSNNKITGLRTGSFSGLSLLEKLDLRNNIISTVQPGAFLGLGELKRLDLSNNRIGCLTSETFKGLPRLLRLNISGNIFSSLQPGVFDELPALKLVDFGTEFLTCDCHLLWLLPWARNHSVQLSERTLCAYPSALHTQALGSLREAQLRCEGALELHTHHLIPSLRQVVFQGDRLPFQCSASYLGNDTRIRWYHNQALVQGDEQAGVLLADSLIHDCTFITSELTLSHIGVWASGEWECSVATAQGNTSRKVEIVVLETSASYCPAERVANNRGDFRWPRTLAGITAYQSCLQYPFTSVPLSGGAPGTRASRRCDRAGRWEPGDYSHCLHTNDITRVLYTFVLMPINASNALTLAHQLRVYTAEAASFSDMMDVVYVAQMIQKFLGYVDQIKELVEVMVDMASNLMLVDEHLLWLAQREDKACSGIVGALERIGGAALSPHAQHISVNSRNVALEAYLVKPHSYVGLTCTAFQRREVSLPGGRPSSPGHSLQPEPEPLAEQQLRFRCTTGRPNVSLSSFHIKNSVALASIQLPPSLFSSLPAALAPPVPPDCTLQLLVFRNGRLFRSHGNASRPGVAGPGKRRGVATPVIFAGTSGCGVGNLTEPVAVSLRHWAEGVEPVAAWWSQEGSGGWSSEGCQLRSSQPNVSSLHCQHLGNVAVLMELSAFPREAGGPGVGLHPVVYPCTALLLLCLFSTIITYILNHSHPFVASPLCCPGGPGTPVGLTSGCLWGSCIHVSRKSWHMLLNLCFHMAMTSAVFAGGITLTNYQMACQAVGITLHYSSLSTLLWMGVKARVLHKELTWRPPPSQDGDPALPAPRPMLRFYLIAGGIPLIICGVTAAVNIHNYRDHSPYCWLVWRPSLGAFYIPVALILLITWIYFLCAGLRLRGPPAHSAKAAGSRLSAEPGEELRGSARLRSSGALLSDSGSLLATGSTGVVTPAPPDSDGLYSPGVQLGALVTTHFLYLAMWACGALAVSQRWLPRVVCSCLYGVAASALGLFVFTHHCARRRDVRASWRACCPPASPAASHGPARTLSAAPEDGSPVPGEGPTGSLKSSPSGCSAGAPPGPCKLTNLQLAQSQACEAGVAVCGEGEPEPVGSRGSLAPRHSNNLHHGRRAHKSRAKGHRAAEAGGKNRLKALRGGAVPELLSSESGSLHNSPSDSYAGSSRNSPGAGLQREGEPALTPSEGSDTSAAPLPDLGRPGQHRSASRDNLRGGGGGGALEKESKRRSYPLHTASLNGAPKGGKYDDVNVTGAEAAGGACMKTGLWKSETTV